Genomic window (Acidobacteriota bacterium):
GACGACCGAGAGATTCGCCGACGCCTGGTTTCGAACGCCGACGCGATAGATCTCCATCGCGCGGGTCGCGCTTCGATACTGCACGAACGCCGTCGCGATCTCGTTTTTGACGACGAGTTCGCCGAATTCGCGGCGGCGTGCGGCGGCGTCGCGTTCGAGTGTCGCGGCCGCGATCATTCCCTGATTGCGATCGCGCACGGGCAGTGTGAATTTGACGCCGAAAGTGAAGAATTGAAACGTCGAATCGATCGGACGCAGAATGCCGGATTCGTCGAAGCCCTGCAAAGGAAATCCCGACTTCATACGCTGATAGCCGGCCATCACTTCCGCTTCGGGCCTGGCCTCGGCGCGCGCCTGCTCGATCTTCGCCTCGGCAAGCGCTTCCAGCTGCCGCGCGCCGGCAAGATCGGGCCGCGACAAAAGGGCGGTCGCGGTCGCTTCGTCAACCGTCGGCAGCTCCGCGAGCGTATCCTCGAAATCCCCTCGCAGTTTCAAAGGCTCTTTCGGATCGAGTCCGACGAGACCTCTCAGTTCAAGCAACGCGATCTCCGTCTTTCCTTTCGACATTTCGAACATCGCGCGGAAACGGTTCAGTTCGACGATCTCGAGGTTTTGTTCGAGCGGCGCGCGGCGTCCCTCGTTGACCGTCGCGGCGATGAGATCGAAATTGTCGGTCGCCCAATTGACCATCTCGGCCGTAAACTTCAGCTTCAGCGCGGATGCGAGCGATTCTCCGAACTTCGCGCGGACCTCCGCCGCGAGAAGGCGCTCACGCTCGGCGACGGCGGACCGACGGATCTCGGCTTCGCGCGTCGCCACGCGGATTCGTGCGCCGCGCCGCCCGTAGAGTTCGATCGGGATCGATCCCTCGATCATCTGGCTGTTGTCCGCGCCGCTGATCTGCCGCGTGCCCCTGAACTCGACGCTCGGATTCGGGCGCAGTCCGGCCTGCCTGATCAGCGCCTCGGCCGCTTCCGCTTCTTTTCTCAAAGCTGCCAATTCGCCGTTTTGTTCGAGCGCGAGCGCGACGAGTTCGGCGACCGTTTTGCCGCCTACCTGATCCAGAAACTGGCCGGCTTCCGCGAGCGTGTCGAGTTTGCGCGTCTGGCCGACATAATCGCCGGATTGCGCCGAAACGGGCGCGGCAAGTTGAACAAGCAGCAGCGAGGCCGCCGCCATCGCGCGCAAGAATCGGACGAATTTTGGTCGCTTTGATCTCATTCGTCACCGCCTTTTCCGCGTTTTAACTGCCAAAGCCGGAGCCAGTAGAAGATCACCGGCGTCACGACCAGAACGTGAAGCAGGCTCGACAACATCCCGCCGAAAACCGGCGCGGCGAGCGGTTTCATAACTTCCGAACCGGCGCTCGTGCTCCACATAATCGGCAAAAGCCCGAAAACGATCGTCGTCACGGTCATCACCTTTGGCCGCAAACGAAGCAGCGCGCCTTCGGTCACCGCCTCGA
Coding sequences:
- a CDS encoding TolC family protein, with protein sequence MRSKRPKFVRFLRAMAAASLLLVQLAAPVSAQSGDYVGQTRKLDTLAEAGQFLDQVGGKTVAELVALALEQNGELAALRKEAEAAEALIRQAGLRPNPSVEFRGTRQISGADNSQMIEGSIPIELYGRRGARIRVATREAEIRRSAVAERERLLAAEVRAKFGESLASALKLKFTAEMVNWATDNFDLIAATVNEGRRAPLEQNLEIVELNRFRAMFEMSKGKTEIALLELRGLVGLDPKEPLKLRGDFEDTLAELPTVDEATATALLSRPDLAGARQLEALAEAKIEQARAEARPEAEVMAGYQRMKSGFPLQGFDESGILRPIDSTFQFFTFGVKFTLPVRDRNQGMIAAATLERDAAARRREFGELVVKNEIATAFVQYRSATRAMEIYRVGVRNQASANLSVVRQTYELGSRTLFDVIAEQRRFVEIEGAYIDARLEAYLARVAIMKAASLPELTKK